One part of the Kiritimatiellia bacterium genome encodes these proteins:
- a CDS encoding glycoside hydrolase family 9 protein, with protein MQKRVAWLGFVTWVASFICAPANDLFLTVRSTNILRSSDAGATWSTLLIRPGAQFRNLAVSTDGFLFVNDLNANTTNARAIYAILITNGSFVATNVYDATGSFNTHPLGWHNGFVYVSAGSAGGSNVLNFGVSAFNGAHFASVPMQNAGISNWQANDFVFREVNGTNYVFMNGSSGPFLRRATVDATNGFLRSMISISNIPASGSFPSNFTGLDISPLGRMIVIGDNGIWMSATGAIASTTIVFSQAFAFSTTENTSTGDMGPRARDVVLIDTQLVAISDQYVYRFAFDDTLGTIQFMSANAHGYNTPSVEMIKAPSFFPPPPPPPPPPPPPPPPPPATNPPPASSLWTNGHNYSYALQTALLFYELQLAGRLPPTIRLEYRGDACLRDGSDVGRDLTGGWFDAGDGMVWTGNDAFGASLLAWSLVMHRPVFIQTHQYRIAMDRLREINEYFFKIVETNSAGSIERIYCGKGALRDSPPLDPAPVNDRTVGVPNEVIDTPVGGVPQSIRPSYWVDATVGGADVAGAVAAAMAASSIAFREYGDEAYADGLLATARLAMNWGLSNRNTSTSTRRMTSGSPVTITNYPGRLTNYWPRLLYAAAWLHRAEVAASTPGYSTQWIGIALSLYNEPGNARNRNRHWSDFRSGFEQNGAYALLAADTGLSPFVTEVNAYANFWLYARELSTDPRTTPAGFVSRSPGASWNINSLMDQAPPLLEWADSIYNTDAVQRSNLVALYTGTYTQGTKTNLCPVHQLDYILGDNPYGLSYLAGYASRNRSWVSNLHHRAAQFQYGGFGTPAADKAPWNTSVPWGALAPGPDGSDYYPAYVPLTSNVVYGHQEPIIYSGGLLTVLARNIARGSTNTWAPIETFPPWTPRSTNYWVESFFVEAYADTNGVIQCFVNNRASLPPREINTLGFRYYFTPDGVTGSAVVCSATGVGLLSGESVSTAGPFQVPGTSNWYFEIRLHNAYIVPGDYQRYRRRVQLEFSQPWGTFDRGNDFSGASIDASQKTIRNIPVYDTSTSPWTPLGGFEPSSGYIQFRRARINNFLEGAGAATVIVERVGGVQGTVSARVVCVSGTAAAEYDFFGPTGASAVVQWGPGQWGERIIAIPIVNDSYDEGRHEFSIRLDLFGASAGAVTSAIVTIEDDDWGGPADPGEPLVIFGNGRAIADGDATPDPSDHTDFGSALLYDPTGAVEHVFTIRNNNSTSYLYLAGPSPVSLSGPGAAQFAVLNQPLSPIPPGGSSTFAIRFSPTSAATHAAMVTVSNYFSPDLAYTFAIRGRGEGGQPILRAGAPALYEALPPSSSRSASFRIFNDGRAELTWSARLPTNYLVQTSTDPGGPSYDWLELTNIPGVATAEFENSSGTLTPNTSDRDDLVSRTISLGFEFPYFGTNRSRIRVSSNGLIIFGTNFVGQYANLHLPNTAASNDILAVWWDDLYLIGRTSQVYYARVDADTFAVTWHDVCYYSDRIARMSFQALLKRDGRIICQYKNVLRSPDAATSGYTIGLQGPPSVGLTHAYRVPTAESGVAIEFLPPPQTLYDVPGQPSDMVVIQGSSTGLVSPSAFHDLAFSLTSSGLLSGQIYPTILTITSNDTNAPEKRVLFSLAVTSVYDFASANVTNRPWESNGTWNATGRFPGPHDLIHITQGGGSLRVDGPRTIASLVISSAAPFAVSGHRFHGAGTGAVLTIQDKLIIQSGGLLVGSWSGVVRVVGDVEIRGGILGFSSNFANGRLDLTNAALVLAGGVFEPLQVVSGMILRAELGAGDLNLGNGGAQIRVPTTNWFTLTRRLTGSGGFIKSGTGNLLLSAPYADARGVLELRQGITRLGANEAWTSDILFNGGLLSVYGWTAHVGRLRLSTDSVLSFLNGGRLEAAASTGETWTGVLWVTNFTVGTSFLRVGKDRNGLTDAQRSLIRIQGGAVDQDANGYIFPVSAYTDLERWRLVHFGTPSNTGHAADAADPDGDGIPNLEEWIADSNPNASNAAFSVTAVSLDESTVEVWFDSSTGRVYTLQASDELHSGVWSNVAGQVDQPGSGSLTNLIGPAEPAKFYRVRIRVP; from the coding sequence ATGCAGAAGCGAGTCGCTTGGCTTGGATTCGTGACGTGGGTTGCGAGTTTCATTTGCGCACCCGCCAATGATTTGTTTCTGACCGTTCGTTCGACGAATATTTTGCGGTCCTCAGACGCCGGTGCGACGTGGTCAACGCTCCTGATTCGACCCGGAGCTCAATTTCGGAATCTGGCCGTAAGCACTGACGGTTTTCTCTTTGTAAACGACCTGAATGCCAACACAACAAATGCCCGCGCCATTTATGCCATTTTGATCACCAACGGATCCTTTGTCGCGACGAACGTTTATGACGCTACGGGTAGCTTCAATACCCATCCGTTGGGATGGCATAACGGATTTGTCTACGTGAGCGCGGGGTCGGCCGGCGGTTCGAATGTGCTGAACTTTGGGGTCAGCGCCTTCAATGGCGCCCATTTTGCGTCGGTGCCGATGCAGAATGCCGGGATTAGCAATTGGCAGGCGAATGACTTCGTGTTCCGCGAGGTCAATGGAACGAATTATGTTTTCATGAACGGCTCTTCGGGGCCGTTTCTCCGGCGGGCGACAGTTGATGCCACCAATGGCTTCCTGAGGTCGATGATTTCCATCTCCAACATTCCGGCTTCCGGCTCCTTCCCCTCGAATTTTACGGGACTCGATATTTCTCCGCTGGGTCGCATGATCGTGATCGGCGACAACGGCATCTGGATGTCGGCGACCGGGGCCATCGCATCGACTACCATCGTCTTCAGCCAGGCCTTCGCCTTTTCCACCACGGAAAACACATCGACCGGGGATATGGGTCCGCGCGCACGCGACGTGGTTTTGATCGACACCCAACTGGTGGCCATTTCGGACCAGTACGTCTACCGGTTCGCCTTCGACGATACCCTTGGGACCATCCAGTTCATGAGCGCAAATGCTCACGGGTACAACACGCCCAGTGTGGAAATGATCAAGGCGCCCTCTTTCTTCCCACCTCCACCGCCGCCACCTCCACCGCCACCGCCTCCGCCGCCTCCGCCGCCAGCGACCAACCCTCCGCCGGCCAGCAGTCTGTGGACAAACGGCCATAACTATTCTTACGCGTTGCAAACCGCCCTGCTATTCTACGAATTACAACTGGCAGGGCGATTGCCGCCGACCATCCGGCTCGAATACCGGGGCGACGCCTGCCTGCGAGACGGCTCCGACGTGGGGCGAGACCTGACAGGCGGCTGGTTTGATGCGGGCGATGGCATGGTGTGGACGGGCAACGACGCATTCGGGGCGTCCCTCCTGGCGTGGAGCCTGGTTATGCATCGGCCGGTGTTTATTCAGACTCACCAGTACCGGATTGCGATGGATCGTCTCCGGGAGATCAACGAGTACTTTTTCAAAATTGTCGAGACGAACTCCGCCGGCTCAATCGAACGGATTTACTGTGGGAAGGGAGCGCTGCGCGACTCTCCGCCCCTGGACCCGGCTCCCGTGAACGACCGAACCGTGGGTGTGCCCAACGAGGTAATCGACACGCCGGTGGGGGGCGTGCCACAATCTATCCGCCCTTCGTACTGGGTTGATGCGACAGTGGGAGGCGCGGATGTCGCCGGCGCGGTGGCCGCGGCTATGGCAGCTTCGTCGATTGCATTTCGTGAATATGGCGATGAGGCCTATGCCGATGGTCTCCTGGCTACCGCGCGACTGGCGATGAATTGGGGATTGAGCAACCGCAATACCAGCACGTCCACCCGCCGAATGACCAGCGGTTCCCCGGTGACTATCACGAATTATCCCGGCCGCTTGACGAATTACTGGCCCCGGCTGCTTTACGCTGCGGCCTGGTTGCATCGTGCGGAAGTCGCGGCGTCAACGCCCGGTTATTCGACCCAATGGATCGGCATCGCGCTTTCGCTCTACAACGAGCCGGGTAATGCGCGAAACCGCAACCGGCACTGGTCTGATTTTCGGTCGGGGTTTGAACAGAATGGCGCATATGCGTTGCTCGCCGCCGATACAGGCTTGTCCCCATTTGTGACCGAGGTCAACGCCTACGCGAATTTTTGGCTATATGCCCGCGAGTTGTCCACCGATCCCCGCACGACACCCGCCGGCTTCGTTTCCCGTAGTCCGGGCGCGTCTTGGAATATCAATTCTCTGATGGACCAGGCCCCGCCGCTTTTGGAATGGGCAGATTCGATCTATAATACCGATGCCGTCCAACGCTCGAATCTGGTCGCTCTTTACACAGGCACGTACACCCAAGGCACGAAAACCAATCTCTGCCCGGTCCACCAACTCGATTACATACTTGGCGATAATCCCTACGGACTGTCCTACCTTGCCGGATACGCCTCGCGAAACCGGAGCTGGGTGAGCAATCTGCATCATCGCGCCGCCCAGTTCCAATACGGTGGCTTTGGAACGCCCGCAGCCGATAAAGCTCCTTGGAATACATCGGTTCCGTGGGGGGCATTGGCTCCGGGGCCGGACGGCAGCGATTACTATCCCGCTTACGTACCCTTGACCAGTAACGTCGTCTATGGCCATCAGGAACCCATTATCTACTCTGGCGGCTTATTGACCGTTCTGGCTCGCAACATCGCCCGCGGCAGCACCAATACCTGGGCGCCAATCGAGACGTTTCCCCCATGGACCCCGCGAAGCACGAATTATTGGGTCGAGTCGTTTTTTGTAGAGGCCTATGCAGATACAAATGGAGTGATCCAATGTTTTGTGAACAACCGCGCTAGCCTGCCCCCGCGGGAAATCAATACGCTCGGTTTCCGCTACTACTTCACGCCGGATGGCGTTACCGGTTCTGCCGTGGTCTGTTCCGCAACCGGTGTTGGATTACTGAGTGGAGAATCTGTATCGACGGCCGGACCATTCCAGGTACCCGGGACCTCGAACTGGTACTTTGAGATTCGACTTCACAATGCCTACATCGTTCCCGGCGACTACCAGCGATATCGGCGCCGCGTTCAGCTCGAATTCAGCCAGCCCTGGGGAACATTTGACCGCGGAAATGATTTTTCCGGTGCGTCGATCGACGCCTCTCAAAAAACGATCCGCAACATCCCGGTCTACGATACATCGACATCGCCATGGACTCCGCTGGGCGGGTTTGAACCCTCTTCCGGTTACATTCAATTCCGGAGAGCGCGCATCAACAACTTTCTCGAGGGAGCCGGCGCGGCCACTGTCATCGTCGAACGCGTCGGCGGAGTTCAAGGCACCGTGTCCGCTCGAGTGGTCTGCGTGAGTGGCACGGCGGCAGCGGAATACGATTTCTTTGGCCCGACCGGCGCGTCGGCTGTGGTCCAGTGGGGACCCGGGCAATGGGGTGAGCGGATCATTGCGATTCCGATTGTCAACGATTCCTACGATGAAGGACGTCACGAATTTTCCATTCGACTGGATCTCTTCGGCGCGTCGGCGGGCGCCGTCACGTCCGCGATTGTGACCATCGAAGATGACGATTGGGGAGGGCCTGCGGATCCGGGCGAACCGTTGGTTATTTTCGGGAACGGGCGCGCCATCGCCGACGGGGATGCCACCCCGGATCCATCGGACCATACGGATTTCGGGTCTGCCCTATTGTATGACCCCACCGGCGCGGTTGAACACGTCTTTACGATTCGCAATAACAATTCGACGAGCTACCTCTATCTCGCGGGACCGTCGCCCGTGTCGCTTTCCGGACCGGGAGCGGCTCAATTTGCCGTCCTCAATCAGCCGCTTTCGCCTATCCCGCCCGGCGGCTCTTCCACATTCGCTATCCGTTTCTCGCCGACATCCGCGGCCACTCACGCTGCGATGGTGACCGTGTCCAATTACTTTTCACCGGATCTCGCCTACACCTTCGCGATTCGGGGACGGGGCGAGGGCGGCCAACCGATCCTCCGAGCAGGCGCGCCGGCGCTCTACGAAGCTCTGCCCCCGTCATCTTCTCGCTCGGCGAGTTTCCGCATCTTCAACGACGGTCGCGCCGAGCTCACATGGAGCGCCCGATTGCCGACGAATTATCTGGTCCAGACATCGACCGACCCCGGCGGTCCAAGCTATGACTGGCTGGAATTGACCAATATCCCCGGCGTGGCGACGGCCGAATTCGAGAACAGCTCCGGGACATTGACGCCCAATACGAGCGATCGAGATGACCTTGTTTCTCGAACCATTTCCCTCGGCTTTGAATTTCCCTACTTTGGGACCAATCGGTCGCGCATACGAGTCTCGTCGAACGGACTGATCATCTTTGGCACGAACTTTGTCGGACAGTACGCAAATCTTCATCTGCCCAATACGGCCGCGTCGAATGACATCTTGGCGGTGTGGTGGGATGATTTGTATCTGATCGGGCGGACGAGCCAGGTTTATTACGCCCGCGTCGACGCCGACACCTTCGCTGTTACATGGCACGATGTCTGTTATTACAGCGACCGCATCGCTCGCATGAGCTTCCAGGCCCTTCTGAAACGGGATGGCCGGATCATCTGCCAGTATAAAAACGTTCTCCGATCTCCAGATGCCGCCACAAGCGGTTATACCATCGGTCTTCAGGGACCGCCCTCGGTCGGCCTCACACATGCCTACCGGGTGCCCACCGCGGAAAGCGGGGTAGCCATCGAGTTTCTGCCGCCGCCTCAGACGCTCTATGATGTTCCCGGTCAGCCCTCCGACATGGTCGTCATCCAAGGATCTTCAACCGGCCTTGTTTCGCCGAGTGCTTTCCATGACCTCGCTTTCTCGCTCACTTCGAGCGGCCTGCTCTCCGGTCAGATCTATCCCACGATCCTGACGATTACGAGTAATGACACGAACGCGCCTGAAAAGCGGGTCCTTTTCTCCCTGGCCGTCACTTCGGTTTACGACTTCGCCAGCGCCAATGTGACCAATCGACCTTGGGAGAGCAACGGCACGTGGAATGCAACAGGACGGTTTCCGGGTCCGCATGATCTCATCCATATCACGCAGGGCGGCGGTTCGCTTCGCGTGGATGGGCCGCGGACGATTGCCTCCCTCGTGATCAGTTCCGCAGCTCCCTTCGCCGTTTCCGGTCATCGGTTTCACGGCGCAGGCACCGGGGCTGTGCTGACGATACAAGACAAATTGATCATTCAGTCGGGCGGCTTGCTCGTCGGGAGCTGGAGCGGCGTCGTGCGGGTCGTCGGCGATGTCGAAATTCGTGGCGGAATCCTCGGATTTTCCTCCAATTTCGCGAATGGCCGACTCGACCTCACGAACGCAGCCCTCGTCTTGGCGGGTGGGGTTTTCGAACCGCTCCAAGTTGTTAGCGGAATGATCCTTCGCGCCGAACTCGGCGCCGGCGACCTTAATCTTGGCAACGGCGGCGCCCAAATCCGCGTACCGACCACCAACTGGTTTACCCTGACTCGCCGGCTCACAGGCAGCGGCGGTTTCATCAAGAGCGGAACAGGAAATCTCCTCCTCTCGGCGCCGTATGCCGATGCGCGAGGGGTCCTGGAACTTCGCCAGGGGATCACTCGACTTGGCGCCAACGAGGCGTGGACCAGCGACATCTTATTCAATGGAGGTCTTCTGTCCGTCTACGGCTGGACAGCCCACGTCGGTCGCCTCAGGCTATCGACAGATTCAGTTCTTTCGTTCCTCAACGGCGGGCGCCTGGAAGCGGCGGCTTCCACGGGCGAAACTTGGACGGGTGTGCTGTGGGTCACCAATTTCACTGTGGGGACTTCATTCCTTCGAGTCGGCAAAGACCGCAACGGCCTGACCGACGCGCAACGATCCCTTATTCGCATCCAAGGCGGAGCGGTCGACCAGGACGCGAACGGCTACATATTCCCCGTTTCCGCCTACACCGACCTTGAACGATGGCGGCTGGTGCACTTTGGGACGCCTTCAAATACAGGTCACGCTGCCGATGCCGCCGATCCGGATGGAGACGGAATACCCAACCTGGAAGAGTGGATCGCCGACAGCAACCCGAATGCGTCCAACGCGGCATTTTCCGTCACGGCCGTTTCGCTCGATGAATCTACAGTGGAGGTCTGGTTCGATTCGTCGACGGGCCGGGTTTACACGTTGCAGGCCTCGGATGAACTCCACTCGGGTGTGTGGTCGAACGTTGCCGGACAAGTAGATCAGCCCGGTTCCGGTTCGCTCACCAATTTGATCGGGCCGGCCGAACCGGCCAAATTCTATCGCGTTCGGATTCGGGTTCCGTAA
- a CDS encoding AtpZ/AtpI family protein, producing the protein MAESKSNSGAPVHSAAGLGLQLAVGMAVFTGLGYWLDQKRGDGVLLTLCGAGLGFIYILYELWKVARSTNAKGGPTHRPPSNEHARRE; encoded by the coding sequence ATGGCTGAGTCCAAATCAAACTCGGGTGCACCGGTTCATTCAGCCGCCGGACTCGGATTGCAACTGGCGGTCGGAATGGCCGTTTTCACCGGTTTGGGGTACTGGCTCGACCAGAAACGCGGAGACGGAGTGTTATTGACGCTGTGCGGCGCCGGTTTGGGATTCATCTATATTTTGTATGAATTGTGGAAAGTCGCGCGAAGTACAAACGCGAAAGGTGGGCCGACTCACCGGCCGCCCTCGAATGAGCATGCCCGTCGCGAATGA
- the atpB gene encoding F0F1 ATP synthase subunit A, which yields MAEPVAAAVDQAVRNEAVMAYVLGKAQNSAYWKLPLLGKVHLPEWLTLHGWMMVLASAFLIAAFYLAFRRKDPVPKGFANLLEVLVLFVRDKIAIANLGEEDGRKMAPLLCTFFFFILTLNLMGLIPLFSTATANINVTAGLATTTLAVMIGGAIYKNGLMGFLHAFMPHGVPWPVLILLAPIEFMGMFIKTFSLTIRLFANMFAGHVVIYTLIGLVVMFGPLAFPAIGLAIGIYVLKIVVALLQAYVFTLLSAMFIAQVHHPEH from the coding sequence ATGGCCGAACCCGTTGCAGCCGCAGTCGACCAAGCCGTTCGAAACGAGGCCGTTATGGCCTATGTGCTGGGCAAGGCACAAAATTCGGCGTACTGGAAGCTGCCCCTCCTTGGGAAGGTTCACCTGCCGGAATGGCTCACGCTGCACGGATGGATGATGGTGCTCGCATCGGCATTCCTGATTGCCGCTTTTTATCTGGCCTTCCGCCGAAAGGATCCGGTTCCAAAGGGGTTCGCCAACCTGCTCGAGGTGCTAGTCCTGTTCGTCCGCGATAAAATCGCCATCGCCAATCTCGGGGAGGAAGATGGACGCAAGATGGCGCCGTTGCTCTGCACCTTTTTCTTCTTCATTCTCACGTTGAATCTGATGGGGCTCATCCCACTGTTCTCGACCGCAACCGCCAACATCAACGTGACGGCCGGATTGGCGACGACGACCCTGGCCGTGATGATCGGCGGCGCGATTTATAAAAACGGATTGATGGGCTTTTTGCACGCCTTCATGCCCCATGGCGTGCCGTGGCCTGTTCTGATCCTTCTCGCCCCGATCGAATTCATGGGAATGTTTATCAAAACGTTTTCTCTGACCATCCGTTTGTTCGCGAACATGTTCGCGGGACATGTCGTCATTTACACTCTCATCGGTCTGGTCGTGATGTTCGGGCCCCTCGCCTTTCCCGCGATTGGTCTTGCAATCGGCATTTATGTTTTGAAGATCGTGGTCGCGCTCCTGCAGGCCTATGTCTTCACGTTGCTGTCCGCGATGTTCATCGCGCAGGTGCATCATCCGGAACACTAG
- the atpE gene encoding ATP synthase F0 subunit C translates to MTAATLASIGAGLVTIGAAFGIGKLAAAAMEGIARQPEAAPKIQGAMIIAAALIEGVALFAAVVCLLGVLK, encoded by the coding sequence ATGACTGCAGCAACACTGGCATCGATCGGCGCGGGACTGGTAACCATCGGCGCCGCGTTCGGTATCGGCAAACTCGCGGCGGCCGCGATGGAAGGCATCGCCCGACAGCCTGAAGCGGCCCCCAAAATTCAGGGCGCGATGATCATCGCCGCGGCCCTCATCGAAGGCGTTGCGCTCTTCGCGGCCGTCGTCTGTCTGCTGGGCGTCCTGAAGTAA
- the atpF gene encoding F0F1 ATP synthase subunit B: MADSATAYSEKPAGKGSGNPIEVSAPMVGLTWLTFGLLALILYKVAWKPVLSALDRREKEIRDALEQARITREEYARLEERRKQLIEEADNKARQIIDDARHAAVEAARTIEARAREEASILLANAQRDIRIEREKAIADLRREAADLAVGLARKVLEDQLDESRARSLVDRMIQRL, translated from the coding sequence ATGGCCGATTCCGCCACAGCCTACTCCGAGAAACCCGCGGGCAAGGGATCCGGCAACCCGATCGAGGTCAGCGCTCCGATGGTCGGCCTGACATGGTTGACCTTCGGTCTTCTTGCGCTGATCCTTTATAAGGTCGCCTGGAAGCCTGTCCTCTCGGCGCTCGATCGGCGGGAGAAGGAAATCCGGGATGCCCTTGAACAGGCCCGCATCACGCGAGAAGAATATGCGCGGCTGGAGGAGCGCCGGAAGCAACTGATCGAAGAGGCCGATAACAAGGCCCGCCAAATCATCGACGATGCGCGCCATGCCGCGGTCGAGGCCGCCCGGACGATTGAAGCGCGCGCCCGCGAGGAGGCGTCCATCCTGCTCGCGAATGCGCAACGCGACATTCGCATCGAACGCGAAAAGGCCATCGCGGACCTGCGCCGTGAAGCCGCCGACCTCGCCGTCGGACTCGCTCGCAAGGTCCTCGAGGACCAGCTTGATGAGTCGCGGGCACGCAGCCTCGTCGACCGCATGATCCAGCGCTTGTAA
- the atpH gene encoding ATP synthase F1 subunit delta — MRRSPVIRRYARALFELVREERRLDEVEADVRALYRALQRKEVADLLLDPRVARNRDRVWGAILGPGAQPLLLRFIRFLYFKNRIAWLREILEEFCALCDEARGLLVVEIKTAAPMPPEQADCLLARLSPKFGRTLRPAFVLDPSLIGGFRIQALDRVVDASLSKQLERLHRTILAS, encoded by the coding sequence ATGCGCCGTTCCCCGGTCATTCGACGCTACGCCCGCGCCCTGTTCGAGTTGGTGCGGGAGGAACGCCGCCTTGACGAGGTGGAAGCCGACGTCCGCGCGCTCTACCGCGCTCTTCAGCGCAAGGAAGTCGCGGACCTACTCCTGGATCCCCGCGTAGCGCGAAATCGCGATCGAGTCTGGGGGGCAATCCTCGGACCGGGCGCCCAGCCCTTGTTGCTACGGTTCATCCGATTTCTGTACTTCAAAAATCGGATTGCCTGGCTGCGCGAAATCCTGGAGGAATTTTGCGCGCTTTGCGACGAGGCCCGCGGATTGCTGGTCGTGGAAATCAAAACCGCCGCCCCAATGCCGCCCGAGCAGGCCGATTGTCTGCTCGCGCGGTTGTCGCCGAAATTCGGGCGTACCCTTCGGCCTGCGTTTGTGCTCGACCCGTCGCTCATCGGCGGTTTTCGCATCCAGGCGCTCGACCGGGTTGTGGACGCCAGTTTGAGCAAACAGTTGGAACGATTGCATCGAACGATACTTGCCTCTTGA
- the atpA gene encoding F0F1 ATP synthase subunit alpha, whose product MSLQINPEEITSILKKQLADFDLQVETYETGAVISVGDGIARVHGLSDVMAGELVEFQSGVRGMVLNLETDNVGICVFGDVESVKEGDEVRRTGRIASVPVGESLAGRIVDALGVAIDGGPPIVANEFRPIEIKAPGIIDRQDVKEPLQTGLKVIDALTPIGRGQRELIIGDRKTGKTSIAIDTIINQRGQGVRCFYVAIGQKRSTVVQVAEKLKRYGALEYTTIVAATASDPAPMQFLAPYSGCAMAEYYRDNGKHALIIYDDLTKQAQAYRQLSLLLRRPPGREAYPGDIFYLHSRLLERAAKMSAAKGGGSLTALPIIETQANDVSAYIPTNVISITDGQIFLESDLFNAGQRPAMNAGLSVSRVGGDAQVKGMKQVAGSLRLELAQYRELAAFSQFASDLDPATRKQLERGRRLMEIMKQGVHEPLPVAKQVAIIFAGTNGFLDDVPVERVREFEKKFLDALDGQYIGFVRLFNEKLAMTDEVKKALVDALTDFKRTFGKTGG is encoded by the coding sequence ATGTCGCTTCAGATCAATCCGGAAGAAATCACGTCCATCCTCAAAAAACAACTGGCCGACTTCGACCTCCAGGTCGAGACCTACGAAACGGGCGCCGTCATCAGCGTAGGCGACGGTATCGCTCGCGTTCACGGCCTGAGCGACGTCATGGCCGGGGAACTGGTGGAATTCCAGAGCGGGGTCCGCGGCATGGTGCTCAATTTGGAAACTGACAATGTCGGCATCTGCGTCTTCGGCGATGTCGAGTCGGTGAAGGAGGGCGACGAGGTTCGCCGAACGGGCCGAATCGCCTCCGTACCCGTTGGGGAATCGCTGGCGGGACGGATTGTCGATGCGCTCGGCGTTGCGATCGACGGAGGGCCGCCCATCGTCGCGAATGAATTTCGGCCGATCGAGATCAAGGCTCCTGGGATCATCGATCGCCAGGACGTCAAGGAACCGCTCCAAACTGGCTTGAAGGTGATCGACGCCCTGACTCCCATCGGACGGGGCCAGCGCGAGTTGATCATCGGCGACCGAAAAACCGGCAAGACCAGTATCGCGATCGACACGATCATCAATCAACGGGGCCAGGGCGTCCGCTGCTTTTATGTGGCGATCGGGCAGAAGCGGTCTACCGTCGTCCAAGTGGCGGAAAAACTGAAGCGGTATGGCGCTCTCGAGTATACGACAATCGTGGCGGCTACGGCCTCGGATCCGGCGCCCATGCAGTTTCTTGCCCCATACTCAGGCTGCGCCATGGCCGAATATTACCGCGACAACGGCAAACACGCGCTGATCATTTATGACGACCTGACCAAACAGGCGCAGGCCTATCGGCAGCTGTCCCTTCTTCTACGCCGGCCACCCGGCCGCGAGGCGTATCCGGGCGACATTTTTTACCTGCATAGTCGGCTTCTGGAGCGCGCCGCCAAAATGAGCGCAGCCAAGGGCGGTGGATCCCTCACCGCACTCCCGATCATTGAAACGCAGGCCAACGATGTCTCGGCCTACATTCCGACCAACGTCATCTCCATCACAGACGGCCAGATTTTTCTGGAGTCCGACCTCTTCAATGCGGGCCAGCGTCCCGCGATGAACGCCGGGCTGTCGGTCTCGCGTGTGGGCGGCGACGCCCAGGTCAAGGGAATGAAACAAGTCGCGGGCTCCCTCCGACTCGAGCTCGCTCAGTACCGCGAACTCGCCGCATTCTCCCAATTTGCATCCGACCTCGACCCGGCCACGCGGAAGCAGCTCGAGCGGGGCCGCCGGCTGATGGAAATCATGAAGCAGGGCGTGCACGAACCGTTACCCGTCGCCAAGCAGGTCGCCATCATTTTCGCCGGAACCAACGGCTTCTTGGACGACGTGCCCGTCGAGCGGGTGCGCGAATTTGAGAAAAAATTTCTAGATGCGTTGGACGGCCAATACATCGGGTTTGTTCGGTTATTCAATGAGAAGCTGGCGATGACCGACGAGGTGAAAAAGGCCCTCGTCGACGCACTGACCGATTTCAAGCGGACGTTTGGAAAAACCGGAGGCTAA